The sequence ACGGACATTGAACCACTCTATTCGGTCGTCGAAACTGATGCGCTCAATACACTGTTTTCATCACAGGTGAGCGGCGACCAACGGATGGGGAACGGAATGGTCACATTCACGTACAGCGGGTGTGACATCCGAGTCACGCATGATGGGGAGGTACTTGTGAAAGGGAGTGGTGCGGAGTAAATGTATCAGCTTGATTGTGACCATTGCGACATGATGGTCGAAGGAGAAGCC is a genomic window of Halorussus salinus containing:
- a CDS encoding HalOD1 output domain-containing protein — encoded protein: MTEAVVRAVNTEKGSHLTDIEPLYSVVETDALNTLFSSQVSGDQRMGNGMVTFTYSGCDIRVTHDGEVLVKGSGAE